Part of the Desulfobaccales bacterium genome is shown below.
GCCGTGGACATCATCGCCCCCATCAATTTCCTGGCCGAAGACGCTGATGTTAAGGGAGACCTCTTTGAGCTTCTGGCCAACGACCTGGGCAGCCAGAAAAAAGCCGCCCAGTTCCGCACTCCCCGCCATCTCATCCGGGTGATCACCGCCATGGTGGACCCCAAAATCGGCGAAACCGTGTGCGACCCTGCTTGCGGCACCGGTGGCTTTCTCATCGCCGCCTATGAGCATATCCTGCTGGCCAACACCAGCCCCGAGTTTATCCGGGAGAAAATCAGCCCCTACGGCACCCCGGTGCAAGTGGGCCTCGGCGACCGCCTCAGCCGGGAGCAGTGGGAGTTTCTCCAGAAAGGCACCTTTCACGGCTTTGACGGCGACCAGGACATCTTGCGCCTAGCCGCCATGAATGCCGTGCTGCACCACTTTGACCACTCTCCCCTAATTTGCCGGGACTCCATCTGCGGGAGTGAAGACCGCTGGGATGAAGTGCAGTTTGACGTAATCCTCACCAACCCGCCCTTCTCCGGGGCCCGGGGCGACGCCAAGCGCTCCCTCCGCATAGAAAAGGGGGATAAATATGTCCTATTTCTGGCCTATGCCCTACGCTCACTCCGTCCCGGCGGCCGCTGCGGCATCATCTTTCCCAACGGCATGCTCTTCGGCGACACTACCAGCCATCTTGAGGTGAAGCGCCGTCTTCTCCAGGAATTCGACCTCCAGGCGGTGGTGCTCCTCCCCAAAGGCATGTTTGAGCCTTACACCCCCAACCCCACCTGCTTTTTCGTCTTTCAAAATACCGGCCGGCCCACAGAGAATGTGTGGTTTTATCGGGTGGAAGGGGACGGCTCCTCCCTGAAAAAGGCCAGGAAATTCGGGCCTCAGTTTAGAAACGACCTGCCGGATCTCCTGGCCAAATGGCCCACCCGGGCGACGGAGGAGGGCCGGGCCTGGCTGGTGCCCGCTGAGCTCATCCGGGAGAAGAACTACAACATGACCCTGTCTGGCTTGGGTTTGGTAGCCCCGGAGAAGGTGGAGCATCCGGAGCCGGAGGAAATCCTGGAGTCCGTGGCTTTGAAAGAGGAGAGAATCCTCGACCTCATCCAGGAGATGCGGGAGCTTTTACGGGAGGGCAACAACAGTGGAACGCTATGATTTGCCCGAGAGGTGGGAATGGAAGAAAATCGGAGAGATTGCTAAAGTTGTTTCCGGATCAACGCCTAAGACAAACGTAGCTGAATATTGGAATGGGAATATTTTATGGGCAACCCCGAAAGATCTGGGAAAGCTAAATAGTATTACAATTGATAATACAGAAAGGACTATTACTGAACTTGGATTAAATAGTTGTTCTGCTCAAATATTACCGCCTGGTTCGGTTCTTTTAACTTCAAGAGCGCCTATTGGACATCTGGCAATCAATACGAAGCCTATGTGCACTAATCAAGGATTTAAAAATCTTATACCAGGGCCAGAAATTTATAATAGATATTTATATTGGGTTTTAAAATTTTCGGTAAGGGATTTACAACATATCGGTAGAGGCGGAACATTCGAAGAAATATCAAAATCAATGGTTGAATCCTTTGAAATCCCCCTCCCCCCCTTGGCCGAGCAAAAGCGCATCGTGGCCCGGATCGAGGAGTTGACCCGCCGCGTGGAGGAAATGCGCCGCCTAAGGCGGGAGACAATCGAAAATATTACCTATTTTCTTGACTCCAGCATTTCCCGGATATTTCGGGCAAATGGAGGATGGCAGGAAACTACATTAGGCAAGGTTCTCACCCTTGTTCAGTACGGCCTTTCTTCAAAACTAACCACAGAACCCCATGGTTATCCGGTGATAAGGATGGGAAATATAAAAGACGGACGGGTCGTCACTGATGATTTAAAATACTTAGATATTCCGACCTCTGAAGCTTCGAAATATATTCTAAAAAAAGGGGATATTCTTATTAACCGCACCAATAGCGCAGAGTTAGTTGGTAAAGCAGGGCTCTTTCAAGAAGATGGAAAGTACCTATTTGCTTCATATCTCATACGGCTTAGAGTTAATCCTGAAGCTGTCGCTCCTGCTTTTATCAATTATTACATTAATTCTCCAGATGGACAGGCCTTTTTAAAGACACAAGGAAAAGATGCCATCGGGCAGACCAATATAAACGCCAAACAGATTCGCCAAATGCCGGTGAGCCTGCCGCCGCTGGATGAACAGCGAAGGCTGGTGCAATACCTCGACTACCTTCAACAGAAGGCTAACGGGCTGAAACAACTGCAAGCCGAAACCGAGGCGGAGCTGGCCGCCTTCACCCCTGCCCTTTTAGCCAAGGCCTTCCGTGGGGAGTTGTAGTTATAATTTTGATTATATTAATTATATGAAATAATTATAGGAAAGAGATGAAAATGCCTCGATATAAAAAGTTATCGGTAGGTGTTATAAATATAAAAATTCATCCCCATGCTCCCATGCTTTATAAAAATTTATTAGAAGATATTTTTAATTTTAGAGAAAAGGTTAAATTAAGAGGTTCTGATTGGGGAACGCCAGGTCATATATTTTACAATAATTCGGATAATAACTTAATTAAGGGGTTTTTTTATAAATATACTAATATTAGTCCTACACAACCATGGCTAAGCCTTATAGATTATGAACCAATTTATAATGAAAATGGCGAATCTATTCCTCAAATACCTGATTATTTAAAGCCAAACCTTAAATTTATTCATTTCATATTTTCTATATATAAACATAGATTATTCTTTGATGCAGACGCTATATCCCCTCTTATTATGGGAAAATTATTAAAGGGGCTATTTCAAGATCGTAAAATTATTGATAAATATGGAGATGTTGATGTAATAGTTCAATCATCAGCTGACGCCATTGAAAAGATACTCAGTATTCCATCTATAACAAAATTAGAGATATCCATAACAAAACTTAATCCAGATGAGTTAAGTGGTTTAAAAAAAGAAATTTATAAAAGATTAGAAAGGCTTAGAGTGAGGAATCATACTGAAATTGATTCTTCGTCTAAAGAAATAGGATTAAATCCGGACGAACATACAAAAGCTTTGATGGAACTTGCTATCGAAAATGGCAAGATTGTCGCTACTGGTTATGATGGTGATGAAAAAATAGTTGAGTCATCCGAACCTCATCCAGTAATAAAAAGAGGTTATTATGATCCCAAGCGTGAAGATATATACCGAGCTATGAAGAGATTAATTAATAGTTTTTTCCATAACGGCCGATAAGGGTCATGGAATTTTTTAAAAAAATGGTTAGAAATATTAAAAATCAATATAAAGGATTAAAAGAGAGTTTTTTGTTATATTATAATACTTATGGTAAATTATATGCTTTTATTAGTTCTCCCTATTTACATTTCTCAATATTTATTTCACTTTTATCTTATCCTGCATGGCATCAAGGATCAAACTTGTGGTATGAAATGACATTATCAATACTACCAAATATTCTTGGGTTTACTTTGGGAGGCTATGCTATTCTATTAGCTTTTGGTAATGATGAATTTCTTAAATTAATTGCTGGAAGAGATAATGATAAAAAAGGAAATGGAAATAAGTCTGACAGTAAATACAATTCAAACGAAAGAGAACATTCGCCTTATATGAAATTAAATGGCGCTTTCATTCATTTTATATTTTTTCAAGGTATATCAATATTATTTTCAATAATTGGGAAATCATGGGAAATTAAAACTGGATTCGCAGCATTCATTGGTTTTACATTATTAATATATGCGATATCGACTGCAATAGCTGCAGCAATTGCAATCTTTAATATTTCAGAAGTTTTTGATAGATTTGTAGAAATAAAAAATCAGATAAATCAAAATAATAAAACTAAAAAATAATATCATAGAATATATATTGAAAAAATTTTTAAGATTAAGGGGCCCTTCTTCCTAAAATTTGTTTTATTTGCACATTTCTTATAACAGAAAAAGTCCTTGTAGGTCTGATGGGGTTCACCATCTACCTACGGATTTCAGGGTTAATCTATCTCAAAACCATGACTTCAAGTTGGGCAAGAAATTACTGCACTTCAAAATTTTTTCAATGTCTATGGACTCAAAGATCTTGGCGGTTCCCACTATCAATGACCATCAAAAGGACATTGATTAACTTTATTGTCTTTAGAATAGGGTCAATAATGATAATCTTGAAGTTGAATATGATATCACAGCTGCCGGTTCCTCCGACATAACGCCGTAGCGTTCCAGTGTGGACTGGCCCGTTTGGTGGTGAATCGCAGGGGCCGGGTTAATTTTAAATGGCAAACATTGGAAAAGGCTATTTATACCAATTTGGCACAAATGGGTTAAGTTTTTCGATGCGATTTTCTATAGGGGGATGGGTTATGAAGATTAAGGTATATGATCTGGTGGGGGAGGATTGAATACCCTGGAGGATGGCCAGAAAGTCTATAAGCAGCTCCTTCAGTAGCTTAAGGCGGGCCGCTCGGTGGAAGTGGACTTCCAGGAAGTGGAGGTGTTCGCCTCCCCTTTCTTTAAAGCCGCCTTTGGGCAACTCCTCCGGGATTTTACCGGTGATGACATTAAACATCTGCTTAAGGTGAAAAACCTAAATCCTGTCGGCATGTCAGTCCTGCGCCGGGTAATTGAAAATTCCAGGCGCTATTTTAGCGATAAAAAGTATAGAAGGAGCATAGACAAGGTATTGGACAGGGCCGCCGCTAACGCATGATGGGACAGGTAAATTACCCTATTCGGGCACGTAATCACCGATGACGGTGATTTTGCGACCATTCCCGACCTGGTAGTGTTCACTGCCAAACCGCAATGTCATCCAAACCGCCAATCAACAGGGCAAGCTTTTAAAAGGCACTGAAGTCCATTTAATATCTCTTTCCGTGAATAATCCTCGGAATAAAATGTCCGCCAAGGGGATTGGTGGCGTATTTAGGCCTTTATCCGTTTCCACGTGGCCGGGTCGAAGGGCCAGCCGTGCTGGACGTAGATGGTGCGGCCTTTCCATAGAAGCTCGGTGCGGCGTTCCCGGGGGTCGAGGCGGTCGGGCGGGTGAGGTGGAGGGGTCTGATCAGGGAGGGCGACATAGTCACGGAGATGGTCGTCCCATTTGAACCACAGGCCCTC
Proteins encoded:
- a CDS encoding class I SAM-dependent DNA methyltransferase → MDSGELQNTLKRLCKVMWEANVTNPITYVTQVSYLLFLKMLEEMDADRQISGNDNHRSLFGIFKVDGEEIDFQPLRWSVLTSDPDNERMLRTLRDTLPKLARHPWLSQGARAIFQNATVVIPDGATLRKAVDIIAPINFLAEDADVKGDLFELLANDLGSQKKAAQFRTPRHLIRVITAMVDPKIGETVCDPACGTGGFLIAAYEHILLANTSPEFIREKISPYGTPVQVGLGDRLSREQWEFLQKGTFHGFDGDQDILRLAAMNAVLHHFDHSPLICRDSICGSEDRWDEVQFDVILTNPPFSGARGDAKRSLRIEKGDKYVLFLAYALRSLRPGGRCGIIFPNGMLFGDTTSHLEVKRRLLQEFDLQAVVLLPKGMFEPYTPNPTCFFVFQNTGRPTENVWFYRVEGDGSSLKKARKFGPQFRNDLPDLLAKWPTRATEEGRAWLVPAELIREKNYNMTLSGLGLVAPEKVEHPEPEEILESVALKEERILDLIQEMRELLREGNNSGTL
- a CDS encoding restriction endonuclease subunit S, translated to MERYDLPERWEWKKIGEIAKVVSGSTPKTNVAEYWNGNILWATPKDLGKLNSITIDNTERTITELGLNSCSAQILPPGSVLLTSRAPIGHLAINTKPMCTNQGFKNLIPGPEIYNRYLYWVLKFSVRDLQHIGRGGTFEEISKSMVESFEIPLPPLAEQKRIVARIEELTRRVEEMRRLRRETIENITYFLDSSISRIFRANGGWQETTLGKVLTLVQYGLSSKLTTEPHGYPVIRMGNIKDGRVVTDDLKYLDIPTSEASKYILKKGDILINRTNSAELVGKAGLFQEDGKYLFASYLIRLRVNPEAVAPAFINYYINSPDGQAFLKTQGKDAIGQTNINAKQIRQMPVSLPPLDEQRRLVQYLDYLQQKANGLKQLQAETEAELAAFTPALLAKAFRGEL
- a CDS encoding DUF4747 family protein, whose amino-acid sequence is MPRYKKLSVGVINIKIHPHAPMLYKNLLEDIFNFREKVKLRGSDWGTPGHIFYNNSDNNLIKGFFYKYTNISPTQPWLSLIDYEPIYNENGESIPQIPDYLKPNLKFIHFIFSIYKHRLFFDADAISPLIMGKLLKGLFQDRKIIDKYGDVDVIVQSSADAIEKILSIPSITKLEISITKLNPDELSGLKKEIYKRLERLRVRNHTEIDSSSKEIGLNPDEHTKALMELAIENGKIVATGYDGDEKIVESSEPHPVIKRGYYDPKREDIYRAMKRLINSFFHNGR